In the genome of Opitutia bacterium KCR 482, one region contains:
- a CDS encoding DUF3987 domain-containing protein has protein sequence METLSEAYKEFYESECPIDAFPRAIRDVARTYSVGRNLPMELLCFCACGILSGAMGRVFKTKNAVSGGYTQTGNIFVLGVGESSTGKSASIRALFSNLERRVLDEIFEYKKELEKFKKAKTKLMQDKLNGEDKLGFDDEIADTPKLPRNPDFIVKNSTSEAMIKAMEASGGEIFSVCEEARDSIYIVAGNYRKQGDDTETLNSGWCGEPIKHNRIVNGISSVPNPCISLLWMVQNDVIDTIVSKNKGSFIGSGFLGRFLYCKGAPKAIPDSKEIIPLDESAILKWENLLAQTYQTRKKGLPVWFDTDQDAFEYFWDFDAFNTELMNGKLRTQASLLGKARENAIRLAVIFAQAEGADRITADIAKRACRVVSYSICVSVVLFSSGMLPEIENDRAKMDAMIRQNDGFYKKISFFDQYSSLRSERVEFIVHTFPDLYEIVKKGKGRYVVLKDRLSDAKQALGIETDDDDDLF, from the coding sequence ATGGAGACGCTTTCGGAAGCCTACAAAGAGTTTTACGAAAGCGAATGCCCCATTGACGCCTTTCCGAGGGCTATCCGCGACGTCGCAAGGACGTATTCCGTTGGCAGAAATCTGCCAATGGAGCTTCTTTGCTTCTGCGCCTGCGGAATTTTAAGCGGCGCTATGGGCAGAGTGTTCAAGACGAAAAACGCAGTAAGCGGCGGATACACGCAAACAGGGAATATCTTTGTCCTCGGCGTGGGCGAAAGCTCCACTGGCAAAAGCGCAAGCATTCGCGCCCTTTTCTCCAACTTGGAAAGAAGGGTTTTGGACGAAATCTTCGAATACAAAAAGGAGCTTGAAAAATTCAAGAAAGCGAAGACAAAGCTCATGCAGGACAAGCTTAACGGCGAGGACAAATTGGGCTTTGACGACGAAATTGCGGACACGCCCAAGCTCCCGAGAAACCCCGACTTCATCGTGAAAAATTCGACGTCGGAAGCCATGATAAAGGCGATGGAAGCAAGCGGCGGCGAAATTTTTTCGGTATGCGAGGAAGCCCGCGACAGCATCTATATTGTGGCGGGCAACTATCGCAAGCAGGGCGACGACACCGAAACTCTAAACAGCGGCTGGTGCGGCGAGCCCATAAAGCACAACCGAATTGTAAACGGGATTTCAAGCGTTCCCAACCCCTGCATTTCCCTGCTTTGGATGGTGCAAAACGACGTCATCGACACCATCGTTTCAAAGAACAAAGGCAGCTTTATCGGCAGCGGGTTTCTTGGAAGATTCCTCTACTGCAAAGGCGCTCCAAAGGCCATTCCAGACTCGAAAGAAATTATCCCGCTCGACGAATCCGCAATTCTCAAATGGGAAAACCTTCTTGCTCAAACCTACCAAACCCGCAAGAAAGGCCTGCCAGTATGGTTTGACACCGACCAAGACGCCTTCGAGTATTTCTGGGACTTCGACGCATTCAACACGGAACTCATGAACGGCAAACTGCGCACGCAGGCTTCTTTGCTTGGCAAGGCAAGGGAAAACGCAATCAGGCTTGCGGTCATTTTCGCGCAGGCTGAAGGCGCGGACCGCATCACCGCCGACATCGCAAAGCGCGCATGCAGGGTTGTGTCGTATTCAATCTGCGTTTCGGTTGTTTTGTTCTCAAGCGGAATGCTTCCAGAAATCGAAAACGACAGGGCAAAAATGGACGCCATGATTCGCCAGAACGACGGCTTCTACAAAAAGATTAGCTTTTTCGACCAGTATTCGAGTTTGCGCAGCGAACGTGTGGAATTTATCGTCCATACGTTCCCTGACCTTTACGAAATCGTCAAAAAAGGCAAAGGAAGATACGTCGTTTTAAAGGATAGACTATCCGACGCAAAACAGGCGCTTGGCATCGAAACCGACGATGACGACGATCTGTTTTAG
- a CDS encoding Fic family protein, translating into MKKPPFTVSAKAISMIAEISALLERHSILMEKDSLRLRKSNKIKTIHSSLAIEGNNLSEEQVSDILNGKKVVAPLREIMEVKNAIKAYDSFQKYDPFSISDLLKAHSEMMKSLVSEAGKFRSGGVGVFDDDKAVHIAPPAEMVSELIENLFDWLKNSEDHPLIKSCVFHYEFEFIHPFADGNGRMGRLWQSLILSKFNPLFQYLPVETMVYNNQQNYYEAINDSSAKNDSGIFVDFMLGEILKTLKLHQTSQSGRVNGRLNGRVNDVLEFIRNNQGANTNDIAKALNIPVRTLSRYLKSLSEFIEFRGAPKNGGYFLK; encoded by the coding sequence ATGAAGAAACCGCCGTTTACAGTGTCCGCAAAAGCAATATCTATGATTGCCGAAATTTCCGCGCTCTTAGAACGGCATTCGATTTTAATGGAAAAGGACTCCCTAAGACTGCGAAAATCCAACAAGATAAAAACAATTCATTCCTCGCTTGCGATAGAGGGAAACAATCTTTCCGAGGAGCAAGTTAGCGATATTTTAAACGGAAAAAAAGTTGTCGCGCCTCTTAGGGAAATTATGGAAGTAAAAAACGCGATTAAAGCTTACGATAGTTTTCAAAAATATGATCCTTTTTCCATATCAGACCTGTTGAAAGCGCATTCCGAAATGATGAAATCTCTCGTCTCGGAAGCGGGCAAATTTAGGTCGGGCGGCGTCGGGGTCTTTGACGACGATAAAGCCGTCCACATAGCTCCGCCAGCTGAAATGGTTTCGGAATTGATAGAAAATTTATTTGATTGGCTGAAAAATTCGGAAGACCACCCGCTTATAAAAAGCTGCGTGTTCCATTATGAATTTGAGTTTATACACCCGTTTGCGGACGGGAACGGCAGAATGGGAAGGCTTTGGCAGTCTTTAATTTTATCCAAGTTCAATCCATTATTTCAATATTTGCCGGTGGAAACAATGGTTTATAATAATCAGCAAAATTATTATGAGGCAATTAACGATAGCTCCGCAAAAAACGATTCGGGAATATTCGTGGATTTTATGCTTGGCGAGATTTTAAAGACTCTAAAACTGCACCAAACAAGCCAAAGTGGCAGAGTAAACGGCAGACTAAATGGCAGAGTAAATGACGTGCTTGAGTTTATCCGAAACAACCAAGGCGCAAACACAAACGATATTGCAAAGGCCTTGAATATTCCCGTCAGAACGCTTAGTCGATACTTGAAATCGTTAAGCGAGTTTATCGAATTTAGGGGCGCGCCCAAAAATGGCGGATACTTTTTGAAGTGA